The following proteins are co-located in the Carassius gibelio isolate Cgi1373 ecotype wild population from Czech Republic chromosome A21, carGib1.2-hapl.c, whole genome shotgun sequence genome:
- the LOC127941911 gene encoding rap1 GTPase-activating protein 2 isoform X3 — translation MLRRKRSVSFGGFGWVDKSTISALRSRKHELLSISNVPLADCPPSPPRTAPPTMKSNQFFDMLDKMEQVSEVEEMRPQRLKEGYIPYPKIEEVLQRGEPYPQVILPQLGGYWIEDPDAPDAIPSWENGFCDEENGEGSNSGEFGYRLESNYAIRAYRKHFLGREHLNFYCTASNHGNLILSLRHEEVKEQEYLHIILRTPSKTIYDKIPLAGLTELPSVPQLAKILCEDIVGLRFGPVLYPKGSQLIVNYDEHELNNTFKFGVVYQKFGQTSEVELFGNSEETPAFTEFLRVLGDCVELQDFKGFRGGLDVSHGQTGSQSVYTVFRGQELMFHISTKLPYTEGDIQQVQRKRHIGNDIVAAVFQEEATPFVPDMIASNFLHAYILVQVENPGTDDTTYKVSVTAREDVPQFGPPLPNPPIFKKGPAFREFLLTKLINAELACYRSSRFAKLEERTRTELLDNLHNELHKRTQSMLGHPLSADEERMENGGHGGILESIKRAMRVRSHSMEAMVGSQKHGRCSPVGGGVPTSLSGVGLTHSNTEAAKNSSPVKSPVKRRSGLFPRLHTSVDGQPERHRRSVLCDQRSLDVGPHSQEVRSETSSNPSSPEILINERPSLKLKEVSGRPDISHSSSSTSSFSSAAGDLETLEENEPSSLQISPSLSPVFGSLSAEGQGAGAPVIMCRSPTDFRNKISPRSNLKFRFDRLSQSAAGQ, via the exons GAAGCACGAGTTGCTATCCATCTCCAATGTGCCCCTGGCAGACTGCCCTCCCTCTCCCCCCAGAACCGCCCCGCCCACCATGAAG TCAAATCAGTTTTTTGATATGCTGGACAAGATGGAG CAGGTTTCTGAGGTGGAGGAAATGAGGCCACAAAGATTAAAG GAAGGTTACATTCCATACCCAAAGATAGAGGAG GTGTTACAGCGGGGTGAGCCATACCCTCAGGTCATCCTGCCTCAGTTGGGGGGTTACTGGATAGAAGACCCTGATGCCCCTGATGCCATCCCGAGCTGGGAGAATGGCTTCTGTGATGAGGAAAATGGAGAAGGAAGCAATTCAGGAGAGTTTGGCTATAGACTGGAGAGTAACTATGCCATTCGCGCATACCGCAAGCACTTTCTGGGCAGG GAACATCTGAACTTCTACTGCACGGCCAGTAACCATGGCAACCTCATACTGTCCCTCCGACACGAGGAGGTGAAGGAGCAAGAGTACCTGCACATCATTCTCAG GACTCCATCAAAGACAATCTATGACAAGATCCCTTTGGCAGGCTTGACTGAGCTCCCTAGTGTCCCTCAGTTAGCAAAG ATACTATGTGAAGACATTGTAGGTCTGAGATTTGGTCCTGTGTTGTACCCAAAG ggCTCTCAATTAATAGTGAATTATGACGAGCATGAGTTAAACAACACATTTAAGTTTGGCGTCGTCTACCAAAAGTTTGGGCAG ACCTCGGAGGTGGAGTTGTTCGGGAACAGCGAAGAAACTCCAGCATTTACAGAGTTCCTCCGAGTGCTGGGAGACTGTGTAGAGCTGCAGGATTTTAAAGG ATTTCGAGGTGGTCTGGACGTGTCTCACGGTCAGACGGGGTCTCAGTCAGTCTACACTGTGTTCAGAGGACAGGAACTCATGTTCCACATCTCCACCAAACTCCCTTATACTGAGGGAGACATCCAGCAG GTCCAAAGGAAGCGCCACATTGGGAATGACATAGTGGCGGCAGTTTTTCAAGAGGAGGCCACACCTTTTGTGCCTGACATGATCGCTTCCAATTTTCTCCATGCCTACATTCTAGTTCAAGTGGAAAACCCCGGAACAGATGACACCACATACAag GTGTCTGTCACAGCACGTGAAGATGTGCCTCAGTTCGGCCCTCCGCTTCCCAATCCACCCATCTTTAAAAAG GGGCCAGCATTCAGAGAGTTTCTGCTGACCAAGCTCATCAATGCAGAGTTGGCATGCTACAGGTCAAGCCGATTTGCCAAGCTTGAG GAGAGAACGCGAACCGAACTGCTAGATAATCTTCATAATGAGTTACACAAGCGCACACAGTCAATGCTGGGCCATCCCCTCAGCGCAGACGAAGAGAGGATGGAGAACGGAGGACATGGAGGAATACTGGAGTCTATTAAG CGGGCGATGCGCGTGCGCAGTCACTCTATGGAGGCGATGGTGGGCTCCCAGAAACACGGCCGCTGCTCTCCGGTTGGTGGAGGCGTACCCACCAGCCTGAGCGGAGTCGGTCTGACACACAGCAACACCGAGGCTGCCAAGAACTCT tCTCCAGTGAAGAGCCCGGTGAAGAGACGCTCGGGGCTGTTCCCGCGGCTGCACACCAGTGTGGACGGACAGCCAGAGCGCCACAGACGCAG TGTCCTGTGTGATCAAAGAAGTCTAGATGTTGGTCCCCATTCACAGGAAGTGAGATCAGAGACGTCGTCCAATCCTAGCTCTCCAGAGATCCTGATCAATGAGAG GCCATCTCTCAAGCTGAAGGAGGTCAGTGGAAGACCAGATATCTCTCACTCTTCTTCCAGCACCAGCAGCTTCAGCAGTGCTGCAGGAGACCTAGAGACTCTGGAGGAGAACGAACCT AGCAGCCTCCAGATTTCTCCTAGTCTCTCCCCAGTCTTTGGCTCTCTGAGCGCCGAGGGACAGGGTGCAGGCGCGCCAGTAATCATGTGCCGCAGTCCAACAG ATTTTAGGAATAAGATCTCGCCAAGATCCAATCTGAAGTTCCGCTTTGACAGATTGAGCCAGTCCGCTGCC GGACAGTAG
- the LOC127941911 gene encoding rap1 GTPase-activating protein 2 isoform X4: MLRRKRSVSFGGFGWVDKSTISALRSRKHELLSISNVPLADCPPSPPRTAPPTMKSNQFFDMLDKMEEGYIPYPKIEEVLQRGEPYPQVILPQLGGYWIEDPDAPDAIPSWENGFCDEENGEGSNSGEFGYRLESNYAIRAYRKHFLGREHLNFYCTASNHGNLILSLRHEEVKEQEYLHIILRTPSKTIYDKIPLAGLTELPSVPQLAKILCEDIVGLRFGPVLYPKGSQLIVNYDEHELNNTFKFGVVYQKFGQTSEVELFGNSEETPAFTEFLRVLGDCVELQDFKGFRGGLDVSHGQTGSQSVYTVFRGQELMFHISTKLPYTEGDIQQVQRKRHIGNDIVAAVFQEEATPFVPDMIASNFLHAYILVQVENPGTDDTTYKVSVTAREDVPQFGPPLPNPPIFKKGPAFREFLLTKLINAELACYRSSRFAKLEERTRTELLDNLHNELHKRTQSMLGHPLSADEERMENGGHGGILESIKRAMRVRSHSMEAMVGSQKHGRCSPVGGGVPTSLSGVGLTHSNTEAAKNSSPVKSPVKRRSGLFPRLHTSVDGQPERHRRSVLCDQRSLDVGPHSQEVRSETSSNPSSPEILINERPSLKLKEVSGRPDISHSSSSTSSFSSAAGDLETLEENEPSSLQISPSLSPVFGSLSAEGQGAGAPVIMCRSPTDFRNKISPRSNLKFRFDRLSQSAAGQ, encoded by the exons GAAGCACGAGTTGCTATCCATCTCCAATGTGCCCCTGGCAGACTGCCCTCCCTCTCCCCCCAGAACCGCCCCGCCCACCATGAAG TCAAATCAGTTTTTTGATATGCTGGACAAGATGGAG GAAGGTTACATTCCATACCCAAAGATAGAGGAG GTGTTACAGCGGGGTGAGCCATACCCTCAGGTCATCCTGCCTCAGTTGGGGGGTTACTGGATAGAAGACCCTGATGCCCCTGATGCCATCCCGAGCTGGGAGAATGGCTTCTGTGATGAGGAAAATGGAGAAGGAAGCAATTCAGGAGAGTTTGGCTATAGACTGGAGAGTAACTATGCCATTCGCGCATACCGCAAGCACTTTCTGGGCAGG GAACATCTGAACTTCTACTGCACGGCCAGTAACCATGGCAACCTCATACTGTCCCTCCGACACGAGGAGGTGAAGGAGCAAGAGTACCTGCACATCATTCTCAG GACTCCATCAAAGACAATCTATGACAAGATCCCTTTGGCAGGCTTGACTGAGCTCCCTAGTGTCCCTCAGTTAGCAAAG ATACTATGTGAAGACATTGTAGGTCTGAGATTTGGTCCTGTGTTGTACCCAAAG ggCTCTCAATTAATAGTGAATTATGACGAGCATGAGTTAAACAACACATTTAAGTTTGGCGTCGTCTACCAAAAGTTTGGGCAG ACCTCGGAGGTGGAGTTGTTCGGGAACAGCGAAGAAACTCCAGCATTTACAGAGTTCCTCCGAGTGCTGGGAGACTGTGTAGAGCTGCAGGATTTTAAAGG ATTTCGAGGTGGTCTGGACGTGTCTCACGGTCAGACGGGGTCTCAGTCAGTCTACACTGTGTTCAGAGGACAGGAACTCATGTTCCACATCTCCACCAAACTCCCTTATACTGAGGGAGACATCCAGCAG GTCCAAAGGAAGCGCCACATTGGGAATGACATAGTGGCGGCAGTTTTTCAAGAGGAGGCCACACCTTTTGTGCCTGACATGATCGCTTCCAATTTTCTCCATGCCTACATTCTAGTTCAAGTGGAAAACCCCGGAACAGATGACACCACATACAag GTGTCTGTCACAGCACGTGAAGATGTGCCTCAGTTCGGCCCTCCGCTTCCCAATCCACCCATCTTTAAAAAG GGGCCAGCATTCAGAGAGTTTCTGCTGACCAAGCTCATCAATGCAGAGTTGGCATGCTACAGGTCAAGCCGATTTGCCAAGCTTGAG GAGAGAACGCGAACCGAACTGCTAGATAATCTTCATAATGAGTTACACAAGCGCACACAGTCAATGCTGGGCCATCCCCTCAGCGCAGACGAAGAGAGGATGGAGAACGGAGGACATGGAGGAATACTGGAGTCTATTAAG CGGGCGATGCGCGTGCGCAGTCACTCTATGGAGGCGATGGTGGGCTCCCAGAAACACGGCCGCTGCTCTCCGGTTGGTGGAGGCGTACCCACCAGCCTGAGCGGAGTCGGTCTGACACACAGCAACACCGAGGCTGCCAAGAACTCT tCTCCAGTGAAGAGCCCGGTGAAGAGACGCTCGGGGCTGTTCCCGCGGCTGCACACCAGTGTGGACGGACAGCCAGAGCGCCACAGACGCAG TGTCCTGTGTGATCAAAGAAGTCTAGATGTTGGTCCCCATTCACAGGAAGTGAGATCAGAGACGTCGTCCAATCCTAGCTCTCCAGAGATCCTGATCAATGAGAG GCCATCTCTCAAGCTGAAGGAGGTCAGTGGAAGACCAGATATCTCTCACTCTTCTTCCAGCACCAGCAGCTTCAGCAGTGCTGCAGGAGACCTAGAGACTCTGGAGGAGAACGAACCT AGCAGCCTCCAGATTTCTCCTAGTCTCTCCCCAGTCTTTGGCTCTCTGAGCGCCGAGGGACAGGGTGCAGGCGCGCCAGTAATCATGTGCCGCAGTCCAACAG ATTTTAGGAATAAGATCTCGCCAAGATCCAATCTGAAGTTCCGCTTTGACAGATTGAGCCAGTCCGCTGCC GGACAGTAG
- the LOC127941911 gene encoding rap1 GTPase-activating protein 2 isoform X1 encodes MSEFRSRVRCRRAGVRAAAALIGLLHRSRKRCERRRLTETDGQWKHELLSISNVPLADCPPSPPRTAPPTMKSNQFFDMLDKMEQVSEVEEMRPQRLKEGYIPYPKIEEVLQRGEPYPQVILPQLGGYWIEDPDAPDAIPSWENGFCDEENGEGSNSGEFGYRLESNYAIRAYRKHFLGREHLNFYCTASNHGNLILSLRHEEVKEQEYLHIILRTPSKTIYDKIPLAGLTELPSVPQLAKILCEDIVGLRFGPVLYPKGSQLIVNYDEHELNNTFKFGVVYQKFGQTSEVELFGNSEETPAFTEFLRVLGDCVELQDFKGFRGGLDVSHGQTGSQSVYTVFRGQELMFHISTKLPYTEGDIQQVQRKRHIGNDIVAAVFQEEATPFVPDMIASNFLHAYILVQVENPGTDDTTYKVSVTAREDVPQFGPPLPNPPIFKKGPAFREFLLTKLINAELACYRSSRFAKLEERTRTELLDNLHNELHKRTQSMLGHPLSADEERMENGGHGGILESIKRAMRVRSHSMEAMVGSQKHGRCSPVGGGVPTSLSGVGLTHSNTEAAKNSSPVKSPVKRRSGLFPRLHTSVDGQPERHRRSVLCDQRSLDVGPHSQEVRSETSSNPSSPEILINERPSLKLKEVSGRPDISHSSSSTSSFSSAAGDLETLEENEPSSLQISPSLSPVFGSLSAEGQGAGAPVIMCRSPTDFRNKISPRSNLKFRFDRLSQSAAGQ; translated from the exons ATGTCTGAGTTCAGGTCCAGAGTGCGCTGTCGGAGAGCAGGTGTCCGTGCTGCCGCCGCTCTCATCGGACTCCTCCACCGTTCCCGCAAGCGGTGTGAGAGACGGAGACTGACGGAGACAGACGGCCAGTG GAAGCACGAGTTGCTATCCATCTCCAATGTGCCCCTGGCAGACTGCCCTCCCTCTCCCCCCAGAACCGCCCCGCCCACCATGAAG TCAAATCAGTTTTTTGATATGCTGGACAAGATGGAG CAGGTTTCTGAGGTGGAGGAAATGAGGCCACAAAGATTAAAG GAAGGTTACATTCCATACCCAAAGATAGAGGAG GTGTTACAGCGGGGTGAGCCATACCCTCAGGTCATCCTGCCTCAGTTGGGGGGTTACTGGATAGAAGACCCTGATGCCCCTGATGCCATCCCGAGCTGGGAGAATGGCTTCTGTGATGAGGAAAATGGAGAAGGAAGCAATTCAGGAGAGTTTGGCTATAGACTGGAGAGTAACTATGCCATTCGCGCATACCGCAAGCACTTTCTGGGCAGG GAACATCTGAACTTCTACTGCACGGCCAGTAACCATGGCAACCTCATACTGTCCCTCCGACACGAGGAGGTGAAGGAGCAAGAGTACCTGCACATCATTCTCAG GACTCCATCAAAGACAATCTATGACAAGATCCCTTTGGCAGGCTTGACTGAGCTCCCTAGTGTCCCTCAGTTAGCAAAG ATACTATGTGAAGACATTGTAGGTCTGAGATTTGGTCCTGTGTTGTACCCAAAG ggCTCTCAATTAATAGTGAATTATGACGAGCATGAGTTAAACAACACATTTAAGTTTGGCGTCGTCTACCAAAAGTTTGGGCAG ACCTCGGAGGTGGAGTTGTTCGGGAACAGCGAAGAAACTCCAGCATTTACAGAGTTCCTCCGAGTGCTGGGAGACTGTGTAGAGCTGCAGGATTTTAAAGG ATTTCGAGGTGGTCTGGACGTGTCTCACGGTCAGACGGGGTCTCAGTCAGTCTACACTGTGTTCAGAGGACAGGAACTCATGTTCCACATCTCCACCAAACTCCCTTATACTGAGGGAGACATCCAGCAG GTCCAAAGGAAGCGCCACATTGGGAATGACATAGTGGCGGCAGTTTTTCAAGAGGAGGCCACACCTTTTGTGCCTGACATGATCGCTTCCAATTTTCTCCATGCCTACATTCTAGTTCAAGTGGAAAACCCCGGAACAGATGACACCACATACAag GTGTCTGTCACAGCACGTGAAGATGTGCCTCAGTTCGGCCCTCCGCTTCCCAATCCACCCATCTTTAAAAAG GGGCCAGCATTCAGAGAGTTTCTGCTGACCAAGCTCATCAATGCAGAGTTGGCATGCTACAGGTCAAGCCGATTTGCCAAGCTTGAG GAGAGAACGCGAACCGAACTGCTAGATAATCTTCATAATGAGTTACACAAGCGCACACAGTCAATGCTGGGCCATCCCCTCAGCGCAGACGAAGAGAGGATGGAGAACGGAGGACATGGAGGAATACTGGAGTCTATTAAG CGGGCGATGCGCGTGCGCAGTCACTCTATGGAGGCGATGGTGGGCTCCCAGAAACACGGCCGCTGCTCTCCGGTTGGTGGAGGCGTACCCACCAGCCTGAGCGGAGTCGGTCTGACACACAGCAACACCGAGGCTGCCAAGAACTCT tCTCCAGTGAAGAGCCCGGTGAAGAGACGCTCGGGGCTGTTCCCGCGGCTGCACACCAGTGTGGACGGACAGCCAGAGCGCCACAGACGCAG TGTCCTGTGTGATCAAAGAAGTCTAGATGTTGGTCCCCATTCACAGGAAGTGAGATCAGAGACGTCGTCCAATCCTAGCTCTCCAGAGATCCTGATCAATGAGAG GCCATCTCTCAAGCTGAAGGAGGTCAGTGGAAGACCAGATATCTCTCACTCTTCTTCCAGCACCAGCAGCTTCAGCAGTGCTGCAGGAGACCTAGAGACTCTGGAGGAGAACGAACCT AGCAGCCTCCAGATTTCTCCTAGTCTCTCCCCAGTCTTTGGCTCTCTGAGCGCCGAGGGACAGGGTGCAGGCGCGCCAGTAATCATGTGCCGCAGTCCAACAG ATTTTAGGAATAAGATCTCGCCAAGATCCAATCTGAAGTTCCGCTTTGACAGATTGAGCCAGTCCGCTGCC GGACAGTAG
- the LOC127941911 gene encoding rap1 GTPase-activating protein 2 isoform X2, whose protein sequence is MSEFRSRVRCRRAGVRAAAALIGLLHRSRKRCERRRLTETDGQWKHELLSISNVPLADCPPSPPRTAPPTMKSNQFFDMLDKMEEGYIPYPKIEEVLQRGEPYPQVILPQLGGYWIEDPDAPDAIPSWENGFCDEENGEGSNSGEFGYRLESNYAIRAYRKHFLGREHLNFYCTASNHGNLILSLRHEEVKEQEYLHIILRTPSKTIYDKIPLAGLTELPSVPQLAKILCEDIVGLRFGPVLYPKGSQLIVNYDEHELNNTFKFGVVYQKFGQTSEVELFGNSEETPAFTEFLRVLGDCVELQDFKGFRGGLDVSHGQTGSQSVYTVFRGQELMFHISTKLPYTEGDIQQVQRKRHIGNDIVAAVFQEEATPFVPDMIASNFLHAYILVQVENPGTDDTTYKVSVTAREDVPQFGPPLPNPPIFKKGPAFREFLLTKLINAELACYRSSRFAKLEERTRTELLDNLHNELHKRTQSMLGHPLSADEERMENGGHGGILESIKRAMRVRSHSMEAMVGSQKHGRCSPVGGGVPTSLSGVGLTHSNTEAAKNSSPVKSPVKRRSGLFPRLHTSVDGQPERHRRSVLCDQRSLDVGPHSQEVRSETSSNPSSPEILINERPSLKLKEVSGRPDISHSSSSTSSFSSAAGDLETLEENEPSSLQISPSLSPVFGSLSAEGQGAGAPVIMCRSPTDFRNKISPRSNLKFRFDRLSQSAAGQ, encoded by the exons ATGTCTGAGTTCAGGTCCAGAGTGCGCTGTCGGAGAGCAGGTGTCCGTGCTGCCGCCGCTCTCATCGGACTCCTCCACCGTTCCCGCAAGCGGTGTGAGAGACGGAGACTGACGGAGACAGACGGCCAGTG GAAGCACGAGTTGCTATCCATCTCCAATGTGCCCCTGGCAGACTGCCCTCCCTCTCCCCCCAGAACCGCCCCGCCCACCATGAAG TCAAATCAGTTTTTTGATATGCTGGACAAGATGGAG GAAGGTTACATTCCATACCCAAAGATAGAGGAG GTGTTACAGCGGGGTGAGCCATACCCTCAGGTCATCCTGCCTCAGTTGGGGGGTTACTGGATAGAAGACCCTGATGCCCCTGATGCCATCCCGAGCTGGGAGAATGGCTTCTGTGATGAGGAAAATGGAGAAGGAAGCAATTCAGGAGAGTTTGGCTATAGACTGGAGAGTAACTATGCCATTCGCGCATACCGCAAGCACTTTCTGGGCAGG GAACATCTGAACTTCTACTGCACGGCCAGTAACCATGGCAACCTCATACTGTCCCTCCGACACGAGGAGGTGAAGGAGCAAGAGTACCTGCACATCATTCTCAG GACTCCATCAAAGACAATCTATGACAAGATCCCTTTGGCAGGCTTGACTGAGCTCCCTAGTGTCCCTCAGTTAGCAAAG ATACTATGTGAAGACATTGTAGGTCTGAGATTTGGTCCTGTGTTGTACCCAAAG ggCTCTCAATTAATAGTGAATTATGACGAGCATGAGTTAAACAACACATTTAAGTTTGGCGTCGTCTACCAAAAGTTTGGGCAG ACCTCGGAGGTGGAGTTGTTCGGGAACAGCGAAGAAACTCCAGCATTTACAGAGTTCCTCCGAGTGCTGGGAGACTGTGTAGAGCTGCAGGATTTTAAAGG ATTTCGAGGTGGTCTGGACGTGTCTCACGGTCAGACGGGGTCTCAGTCAGTCTACACTGTGTTCAGAGGACAGGAACTCATGTTCCACATCTCCACCAAACTCCCTTATACTGAGGGAGACATCCAGCAG GTCCAAAGGAAGCGCCACATTGGGAATGACATAGTGGCGGCAGTTTTTCAAGAGGAGGCCACACCTTTTGTGCCTGACATGATCGCTTCCAATTTTCTCCATGCCTACATTCTAGTTCAAGTGGAAAACCCCGGAACAGATGACACCACATACAag GTGTCTGTCACAGCACGTGAAGATGTGCCTCAGTTCGGCCCTCCGCTTCCCAATCCACCCATCTTTAAAAAG GGGCCAGCATTCAGAGAGTTTCTGCTGACCAAGCTCATCAATGCAGAGTTGGCATGCTACAGGTCAAGCCGATTTGCCAAGCTTGAG GAGAGAACGCGAACCGAACTGCTAGATAATCTTCATAATGAGTTACACAAGCGCACACAGTCAATGCTGGGCCATCCCCTCAGCGCAGACGAAGAGAGGATGGAGAACGGAGGACATGGAGGAATACTGGAGTCTATTAAG CGGGCGATGCGCGTGCGCAGTCACTCTATGGAGGCGATGGTGGGCTCCCAGAAACACGGCCGCTGCTCTCCGGTTGGTGGAGGCGTACCCACCAGCCTGAGCGGAGTCGGTCTGACACACAGCAACACCGAGGCTGCCAAGAACTCT tCTCCAGTGAAGAGCCCGGTGAAGAGACGCTCGGGGCTGTTCCCGCGGCTGCACACCAGTGTGGACGGACAGCCAGAGCGCCACAGACGCAG TGTCCTGTGTGATCAAAGAAGTCTAGATGTTGGTCCCCATTCACAGGAAGTGAGATCAGAGACGTCGTCCAATCCTAGCTCTCCAGAGATCCTGATCAATGAGAG GCCATCTCTCAAGCTGAAGGAGGTCAGTGGAAGACCAGATATCTCTCACTCTTCTTCCAGCACCAGCAGCTTCAGCAGTGCTGCAGGAGACCTAGAGACTCTGGAGGAGAACGAACCT AGCAGCCTCCAGATTTCTCCTAGTCTCTCCCCAGTCTTTGGCTCTCTGAGCGCCGAGGGACAGGGTGCAGGCGCGCCAGTAATCATGTGCCGCAGTCCAACAG ATTTTAGGAATAAGATCTCGCCAAGATCCAATCTGAAGTTCCGCTTTGACAGATTGAGCCAGTCCGCTGCC GGACAGTAG